The following proteins are encoded in a genomic region of Mycolicibacterium rutilum:
- a CDS encoding SDR family oxidoreductase: MSEDQFSTHTELFDLTGKRALVTGGTRGIGAMMARGLLQAGARVVISSRKPDGCAQAEEQLSKYGDVRAVPADLSRHDECLRLAEDLTAGGEPLHILVNNAGATWGEPLESFPDSAWDKVLDLNVKAPFWMVQALLPALRAAGTADDPARIINVGSIDGLRAPQLPTYSYSSSKAAVHHLTRVLARELGPQHITVNAVAPGPFQSKMMAATLDAYGEQIAAAAPLRRIGRDDDMAGIAVYLASRAGSYLTGAVIPVDGGIATTG, encoded by the coding sequence ATGAGCGAAGATCAGTTCAGCACGCACACAGAGCTTTTCGACCTCACCGGCAAGCGGGCCCTCGTCACGGGCGGCACCCGGGGCATCGGGGCGATGATGGCGCGGGGATTGCTGCAGGCCGGCGCGCGCGTGGTGATCAGCTCACGCAAACCCGATGGGTGCGCGCAGGCCGAGGAACAGTTGTCGAAGTACGGCGACGTCCGGGCGGTGCCCGCCGACCTGTCCCGCCATGACGAGTGCCTCCGACTCGCCGAGGACCTCACCGCCGGCGGCGAACCGCTGCACATCCTGGTCAACAACGCCGGCGCGACGTGGGGCGAGCCGCTGGAGAGCTTCCCCGATTCGGCGTGGGACAAGGTGCTCGACCTCAACGTGAAGGCGCCGTTCTGGATGGTGCAGGCGCTGCTGCCGGCCCTGCGCGCCGCAGGCACCGCCGACGACCCGGCCCGGATCATCAACGTCGGCAGCATCGACGGGCTCCGCGCCCCGCAGTTGCCGACGTACTCCTACAGCAGCAGCAAGGCCGCCGTCCACCACCTCACCCGTGTCCTCGCCCGCGAGCTCGGGCCGCAGCACATCACCGTCAATGCCGTTGCGCCAGGCCCGTTTCAGTCGAAGATGATGGCGGCGACGCTCGACGCGTACGGCGAGCAGATCGCCGCGGCGGCACCTCTGCGCCGCATCGGCCGCGACGACGACATGGCGGGCATCGCGGTCTACCTGGCCAGCCGCGCGGGGTCCTACCTCACCGGGGCGGTGATTCCTGTCGACGGCGGGATCGCGACCACGGGCTGA
- a CDS encoding superoxide dismutase, whose translation MAEYTLPDLDYDYGALEPHISGQINEIHHSKHHATYVKGVNDAIAKLEEARASGDHSAIFLNEKNLAFHLGGHVNHSIWWKNLSPNGGDKPTGDLAAAIDDQFGSFDRFQSQFAAAANGLQGSGWAVLGYDTLGQRLLTFQLFDQQGNVPLGIIPLLQVDMWEHAYYLQYKNVKADYVKAFWNVVNWEDVQNRYAAATTQANGLIF comes from the coding sequence ATGGCCGAGTACACGCTGCCCGACCTCGACTACGACTACGGCGCGCTGGAGCCGCACATCTCGGGGCAGATCAACGAGATCCACCACAGCAAGCACCACGCCACCTACGTGAAGGGCGTCAACGACGCGATCGCCAAGCTCGAAGAGGCCAGGGCGTCCGGCGACCACTCCGCGATCTTCCTCAACGAGAAGAACCTGGCGTTCCACCTCGGTGGCCACGTCAACCACTCGATCTGGTGGAAGAACCTCTCACCGAACGGTGGGGACAAGCCGACCGGTGACCTCGCGGCCGCGATCGACGACCAGTTCGGTTCGTTCGACCGGTTCCAGAGCCAGTTCGCCGCTGCTGCCAACGGGCTGCAGGGCTCGGGCTGGGCCGTGCTGGGTTACGACACGCTGGGCCAGCGGCTGCTGACCTTCCAGCTGTTCGACCAGCAGGGCAACGTCCCGCTGGGCATCATCCCGCTCCTGCAGGTCGACATGTGGGAGCACGCGTACTACCTGCAGTACAAGAACGTCAAAGCCGATTACGTCAAGGCGTTCTGGAACGTCGTCAACTGGGAGGACGTGCAGAACCGCTATGCGGCCGCGACCACCCAGGCGAACGGGTTGATCTTCTAG